One Arachis duranensis cultivar V14167 unplaced genomic scaffold, aradu.V14167.gnm2.J7QH unplaced_Scaffold_232525, whole genome shotgun sequence DNA segment encodes these proteins:
- the LOC127744060 gene encoding malonyl-coenzyme A:anthocyanin 3-O-glucoside-6''-O-malonyltransferase-like, producing MEKLSDDEHKLVEESKVAPNNPKATCLPLTFLDISLAGPIYGRRQFFYNFPFSTHHFLQTTFPTLKRSLSLTLQHFFPLAGNLLCPPPPHKPFIRCTEEDSVAFTVFQSSSDFNHLSSNNPRSLKKLNQLVPKLTCKIIHHHDTLVFPNLALQATVFPNCGVCIAITYNHMIDGACCSQFMKLWSSLCACGGIDLTFLEKSTPPCFNRGILKDPNELEAIFIKHYFQERENWKNKVNQSQPFDSTVAMEEDHVKVTIVLDKDDLERMKIFSLNQLKKRDGLKSPLYVSKFVVACGFAWSSLVKARARDSACEEEENMKEEYFCFAADCRGRLEYPVPETYFGNCITQCNATLRRSELKGEGGFVNAVKVIDRAINDMKKEPFRGMENWKERFSDMFGSGRVLVVGGSPKFKVYENDMGFGKPCKVEMVQSLKGLSIAESGKNDGGIELGVVLKNKSQRKTFLNVVKQGLKALK from the coding sequence ATGGAAAAACTTAGTGATGATGAGCATAAACTAGTTGAAGAATCCAAAGTAGCACCAAATAATCCCAAAGCCACATGTCTTCCCCTTACATTTCTTGATATATCATTGGCAGGTCCAATCTATGGTAGACGCCAATTCTTCTATAACTTCCCTTTCTCCACCCACCATTTCCTCCAAACTACATTCCCAACTCTCAaacgctctctctctctcaccctTCAACATTTCTTCCCTCTTGCCGGTAACCTCCTATGTCCTCCACCGCCACACAAACCCTTTATCCGATGCACTGAAGAGGACTCCGTGGCCTTCACAGTCTTCCAGTCCTCATCGGATTTCAACCATCTCTCCAGCAACAACCCTAGAAGTCTAAAGAAATTGAATCAACTTGTTCCTAAATTGACTTGCAAAATAATCCATCATCATGATACACTTGTTTTTCCAAATTTGGCCCTGCAGGCCACGGTTTTTCCAAACTGTGGTGTTTGCATCGCCATTACCTACAATCACATGATAGATGGTGCGTGTTGCAGTCAGTTTATGAAGCTTTGGTCTTCCCTTTGTGCATGCGGAGGAATTGATTTAACATTTCTTGAGAAATCAACACCTCCATGTTTCAATAGGGGAATACTAAAGGATCCTAACGAGCTTGAGGCCATTTTTATAAAACATTATTTTCAAGAGAGGGAAAATTGGAAGAATAAAGTCAATCAAAGTCAACCTTTCGATTCAACCGTTGCTATGGAAGAGGATCATGTCAAGGTAACGATTGTACTTGATAAAGATGACCTTGAGAGAATGAAAATCTTCTCACTGAACCAACTGAAGAAAAGAGACGGATTAAAATCCCCGCTATATGTATCCAAATTCGTGGTGGCGTGTGGTTTCGCATGGAGTAGCTTGGTTAAAGCAAGAGCAAGAGATAGCGcgtgtgaagaagaagagaacatGAAAGAAGAGTATTTTTGTTTTGCGGCGGATTGTAGAGGACGTTTAGAGTACCCGGTACCGGAAACGTACTTTGGAAACTGCATAACACAGTGCAACGCAACGCTGAGAAGAAGTGAACTCAAGGGTGAAGGTGGTTTTGTGAACGCCGTGAAGGTCATAGATAGGGCTATAAACGACATGAAGAAGGAGCCGTTTCGAGGCATGGAAAATTGGAAAGAGAGATTTTCAGACATGTTTGGGTCGGGGAGAGTGTTGGTTGTGGGAGGGTCACCAAAGTTTAAGGTTTATGAGAACGACATGGGTTTCGGAAAGCCTTGCAAGGTGGAAATGGTGCAGTCCCTCAAGGGTTTGTCTATTGCTGAAAGTGGAAAAAACGACGGAGGAATCGAGCTTGGTGTCGTTTTGAAGAACAAGAGCCAACGTAAGACTTTTCTTAATGTCGTTAAACAGGGGCTTAAAGCTTTGAAATAA